One Pangasianodon hypophthalmus isolate fPanHyp1 chromosome 7, fPanHyp1.pri, whole genome shotgun sequence genomic window, ATTAAACTACTGTTCACCCCAGTAACTGCTGCTTAGGACTGAATTAGAGGTAGCAAGTGTTCAGTAGATCCCTTACACTGCAGATGTGCAGTATTTTGGGTGTGAATGTAATAGAGTAGTTTGGCACAAAAATTCAATTTACATAATTTCCTGCTTGCCCTAAATGCAGTCCGAGAGCCAAGACATATTTGTTGTCTGATATTTgattctttagttttgcacctGAGCTCTGAGTTTAATGGTTTAATGGAGCTTTTCAGTAAATATCTGCTTTAAAATGACtccagttcttcagtgatgtGGTTTACGACACAGCTGTTGGGACTCGCTGTAATTTATACACATGAACAAAACTTCACCGTGTGCTTCACCggcgatatgacgatataatatctgtattgtgataaattagatcccagtatgcttttttttaagataCCAAGTATATCGTGAtaagtttttattcatttttaatgaatagaagtgcttgttttttttgtttttggtatttattggtaaattttgtacttaaaattgtaaaatattaagatctttacagattttaatatttttttatcctttcaatttcatttataaagtttttttatatttgtaaaaatcatttatttttgtatgcaTGATATAATCAACCAAGTTTTCTAAAGTTTTTCTGGAAGTTTCTTTAGAAAAAAGAAACGTTATTCTATATATCGTTATTCATATCATGTATCGGAGAAATGCCTATGAGaatcatgatatttttgtcatatcagcCCACCCCTATTGTGTAGCTGAATTGTGTAATATAATAGAGGCGGCCATCTTGAATGACCGGCATCACTTTTGTTCCTCGGGGCATTATggcatcattacacacacactaggcaCAAGGTCCCAAAGTTAGAACCAGAACTTGTAGCAAAAAGTAGAAGGTGATGCATGTGataatataaaagtgtaaatatagtCTGTTGTCTTTTAAAATGAGATTACGAATGTTATTTGAAGAATGGGTATAAAATTTTGTCCATGTATTAGTGGAAGACATTTTGGGTGAGATAAATTCTagtctccagtgcaaaactaaagaaccaGATGTCTGACACCAAACAGGTCTTTGCTGATTTTCCAGCATTTGAGGAAAATGAATTTCTTTGCCAAACCATCCCTTTAAGGCAGAGGGGCTTTAATagattgctctgtgtgtgtgtgtgtgtgtgtgtgtgtgtgtgttcatttgtgcAGTGAGCTGAAAGAGCGTCTGAAGCCAGAGCTGTTGGAGCTGATCAGGCAGCAGAGACTGAACCGTCTGTGTCACGGCACTCTGTTTCGCAAAATCAGCAGCCGCCGGAGACAAGGTGAGAAATTCTCCTTCACACACGATCCCTCCAGAGCACCAGAGAGTAGGACCAGCTTCAAGATTTTCAACCTTTATAAGCACACACCCCCTTTAGTTTGAACTTTTACtttgaacttttttctttagtttgaACTTTGCCTATTCCCCAAATCCCCTTCCCCTTTTTTACTGTTCTTAAgccatctgattttttttgttaaaaaaaaaaccccacacacgtCTTTTTAACAATTAATGATGAATTTAATGTATGTCTGAAGTGAGTCCaccttttaaaagaaataaacctcATTGCATTTCACTGTGAGCTGCTTTCAATTCTGTTTCCATCGGACAGTGTACGGAAATCGTGCCACACGCAAATGTAATCACTTAATTGTGACTCAAAAAAATATATCGCTTACTGTAACTTTAATTTtcagaaaacagacaaaatagcTGCCTTTTCTGCTTTTGTGACTTGTGCACAAGAGAGTTTTGCATACAAAACGGCTCATTCAGGGAGACGAGTAGTGAGATCGCTGTGCACGCCCTCTAGTGGACGAATAGTGTATTGCTAATAGCTACCAGAGGAACAAGCTTACTACATTctatagctttttaaaaatacaattcaGTATGCAAGGTCTttctcataaataataataataataataataatatgtttacaTCACAAATCCCAGAAAATGTCAAGCACTGGTTTGAAAAAAAGTCTTTTCAgctgatttaatattttatttacaattaaaaaattttgtttgatttcatcAGCTCATTCAAAAGATTAAATTTGACCCCTTTCAGACAGATTTCTGTATGCTGCTAGAAATATTGGCACTCCACAATTTGTcacaaataaagagaaaaatatagaCCCCCCTACTTTTTGCCTGAAGATCATATGATTgtgtcctgtttttttgtttgttattttctcTCCAATTTGGTCACTGGCCAGttcccaccagccagctctcacCTCTCATATGCCAGTTGCCAACCAgtgagggtgaaggctaacacatgctccTCTGAGCATGCTGACTGCTTTCCGactgctgctcgtgctgcatcacagggcggcGTAACACGCTCAGAGGAAAGAgttatccgccctcttccacatacatgtgctcacagacacccaagattggctagtgtctttgtgattgacaggggagagagagtatgcccatCCCACTCAGAGAGAATGACCTATTTTACTCCCTTAGTTCCTGGCCCTGGATTTGAACTCAGTCTTCTAACGATATGACAAACGCtttttttctgttgcgccaGTGACCTGTTTTGATTGGTCGCATTATCACTGATAATTTCAGATAAATTGTGGTACTGTCGGCTGTCCCCTAACCACAAAGTCCTGCACTATGGAGATGTCGAGGAGGAGACGGAGATGCCATCCATCGAGAGTCTGCAGGACAAGAGTGAGTGACGCTCGCACGTTGTCCTTCACATTTATTCAGTGAATTACTGCATTATGGTGCATGAATTTACCGAAGAGCACAGTGTTACAGCGAGTGCAAAAGTGTGTGCACCCCTCAGACAAATTCAATGAGACCAATTTGGTGTGAGATTATCATTTAATAAAATGACGTTTAAACGTTTGTATCTAAACAAAAGTTTTTGGTGCACCCTTTTTctaaaaactgaaatcttttgtgCTTCTTTGCTCTCTTGTTGCAGGACACaccaacatttaattttttttccataaatagttagtggggaaaaaaaacaaggaacatTCTTCCTTTTAAATAGAAACCATgggggatacaaacttttgcactgaaatGTTGTGATCAGATGCttgacttttttctgtttttctgtttttttttcctcagttccTGTGGCGGACATTAAAGCCCTGCTTATCGGAAAAGACTGTCCTCACATGAAAGATAACAAGGGCAAGCAAACCAAGGTCCATCTCCCTCTTCCTTCTCCTGATGTGTACTTTTAGCTAAATTTAAAACCTGTAAATACGATTTAACAGAAACATCTGTTTTTGGAATGAAAATGATTGTTTTGTGTGACATTTTTGTATCAGATTGTTTGAGATACATGTTAAGAAATAGTAATTATTAAAGTCaccaaaaattcatttttatttttttatgagatTATCACCATAGCAGTGATATTGATGTGATAGTGATAATGAAAAAATGAGATTGTCATGTTTCAGTGTGCAAATGAAGGACAGAAAATGGAGGTTTACAGGCATGTAATGGTTATAAGTAGTATATTTATACAATTTGGATTTACTGATGAGGGTTAAATTGAAGGCActtctgttgctttttttgtggAACTGCCACAGTTTACAGTTAAACAGTTAACATGGTGTccagtttgtttaaatgtttacacaAATATTATATTGCCTTCAGTTCTGATTAAAGTAGTCCAAGATTTCAGGCATTTCAGGAATTTTTTGAATCTGgtgtagatttatttttcttacgGAATATAAtctgctttaaaatgatttggCGTGACGGGGTCACACAGTGGATAATATGGAACGTTGTTAGCTGTTGAGGCAGCGTACGCACAGAGATCCGTCGAAATGGTGAAATATACATGAAATATggtttttgtattgtttttccaGCCGTGGAATTAAATTGCAAGTTAGTGTTTTATATTAGAAGTGTTTTATATCTGGTGTAAAATCACAGCGAATTAAGTTGtaatctacatttttaaaaaaagcattagaAAAACACTAGCTTTAACTTTAGCTCTAATTTATCTGAAAAAACTGATGGATTAGTTTTGGATTGCTTTAAGACGTGTCTAGTGCTGACATTCCTTGACTTTCTATAAAGTACACATTCTGAGCCTCAAAAGCATAGTaatggtggtttttttttttatcctgcagGAGATGTTGGATCTGGCGTTCAGCATTACGTATGATGTTGAGGAGTACAGCTTGAATTTCGTCGCCTCCTCCAGAACAGATGTGAGTGAAATTTCATCTTTCCATTAGCCCATTCCATTTTTCagcccccctctctctctctctctctctctctctgtctctctctctctctcgttccttACGACAGAGTTGGAAAATTTTAGAGATGGTGCTGAAGAGGtggggaaaatatatatatatatatatattacaggcATTTATAAAAGCATTTCCATCCTTCTTtacccctccctctctctctttctctctctctctctctctctctcctcagttTTGCTTGTGGACGGATGGGCTGAATGTTCTCCTGGGGAAGGAGATGAGCAGTGAGTCCATGCGCAGTGAGCTGGAGATCCTCCTCTCCATGGAGATCAAGCTCCGCCTCCTGGACCTGGAAAACGTCCCCATTCCCGACTCGGCCCCGCCCATCCCCAAACCGCCCAGCAACTTCAACTTCTGCTACGACTTCAGCCAGGCGGAGCATTAAGGCCAGGCGACGGGGCGTGACGtcctgctcctcctgctccaccCGAGAGAGTCGACGAACGAGAAAAAACTCAGCGGGAGATGAGTGATGGAGCCGAGGGGCAGCGAGTGTGAAGACTGGGGTTTGGTATGACACTTTACCAGACAGAAAAGCCCACTGCGGGATGACGATGAAAGTCGACTGAAGTGGTTCTGAAAGAGGTTTCTTTTGAGAGACAGTCGATTTCTATGCTCAAGGCATTGCAAGGgtgtattttatacatataaatatatataatatctaaactttttttttttttttaataaccctTTCCTAATGGTACTGCACTCATCTAATTTCTTCATCTAAACTTACTTCCTTAATCTGCCTTAAACTGGACTGCAGGAAGGTACTCGAATGCCCCATTTGTGCTGCGAAGGTTCTGTATTGGGATTTAGAAATTACACTTGTACGGAAAATTTCCTCAAATCAACACAAATAGTCCTGGCATAAACGTCATAGCCCGGCTGTAGCATGGACACAGGAACGTCACACTTTTGATGTGTCAATTAGATCCGAACTACTTCTACTGAGAAAGTGCCGTGTTCTGCGAAATATAGCTGTTTCCTTACAAAAATATCATGTGTTCATGTTATATTGGAATTACGGTAATTACAAGGTTCTACTCTGAAATGTGTTGTTACCGTGGAAACGTGCACAACAGCACTGTACTGTCTTTCAAACAGAAAGCaatagtataaaaataataatataacactATACAGTTAGAAGTAGATAATAATCAGGAATGTTTAATGGAcctgtgttgtgtttaaatgctgcAGTTTTCAGGTACGTGGTTTATAACGTGATGTTACACATTTCCCAACCGGTACTTACactcttaagaaaaaaaaaagggttcttcaagagtTATTTTAGGCTTCAttagataattaagggttctttcattcttcattctttcatcttcagtaagtgtttaaatgtgttgtaATTACCATGATTCCAAAATGATGTGAACACACTGTTACTTGTCAGAAATTGCACATTTAAAGGCT contains:
- the elmo3 gene encoding engulfment and cell motility protein 3 isoform X2, producing MQVVREQITRTLSSKPTSLELFKNKVNALNYSEILKLRQTERLHQEETLAPPVLELKERLKPELLELIRQQRLNRLCHGTLFRKISSRRRQDKLWYCRLSPNHKVLHYGDVEEETEMPSIESLQDKIPVADIKALLIGKDCPHMKDNKGKQTKEMLDLAFSITYDVEEYSLNFVASSRTDFCLWTDGLNVLLGKEMSSESMRSELEILLSMEIKLRLLDLENVPIPDSAPPIPKPPSNFNFCYDFSQAEH